From a region of the Chitinophaga caseinilytica genome:
- a CDS encoding DUF1842 domain-containing protein codes for MLKTILSDAPIAPGLFSVQIDIGGTQPGTPALHISLTVNESTKQLTGTGQLKSGAFHHSFGLSYLKGYYFSSPASPIVEFPNVLIIMGMPYLAPPYSNVVPQPNMEIFLELDNAWKSGFCTYKYETDGAWLTVARAPAGFMEPRMLAAVV; via the coding sequence ATGCTTAAGACCATTTTATCAGACGCTCCCATTGCCCCCGGGCTGTTTTCCGTCCAGATCGATATCGGCGGAACCCAACCCGGCACCCCGGCACTGCACATCTCGTTGACCGTCAACGAGTCCACAAAGCAGTTGACCGGCACCGGACAACTAAAATCCGGTGCATTTCACCATTCGTTTGGCCTCAGTTATCTGAAAGGTTACTACTTCTCCTCGCCGGCCTCACCCATTGTGGAATTCCCCAACGTTTTGATCATCATGGGTATGCCGTACCTGGCGCCGCCTTACAGCAACGTGGTCCCGCAGCCCAACATGGAAATCTTTCTCGAACTGGATAATGCCTGGAAATCAGGCTTCTGCACGTACAAGTACGAAACCGACGGCGCCTGGCTTACCGTTGCCAGGGCGCCGGCTGGTTTCATGGAACCCAGGATGCTGGCAGCTGTCGTCTAA
- a CDS encoding glycoside hydrolase family 76 protein: MLKIIKNIAALVLIATSFAGCLKEPVDDGPGPGAGKKTYVFNWPSIADSSYNSLIANFYNASGKYFNENHSGANTFHYWRNAHALDVLLDAYIRKNDPQIKARMDDLLDGMKTRNGNTYINHFYDDMEWMALACIRVFEVTGDAKYKTVAETLWNDIKGGWDDTWGGGIYWNKERKNKNTPANAPAGIIAARLYLLDHRPEDLDWARKIYLWQKNNLVDPVTGLVWDGLDGTGTNKNWKFTYNQGVFIGAAVELYKITGEQVYLNDALKTANNSLTGDLTQGNLMKDEGAGDGGLFKGILVRYMMLLITDGNISTSDAGKFVRFLQVNAETLWLQATVRPQVLFGSKWSATGSTVDLSTQLSGCMLMEAAAELKSRDLME, from the coding sequence ATGCTGAAAATCATTAAAAATATTGCTGCGTTGGTGTTGATAGCGACATCGTTTGCCGGCTGTTTGAAAGAGCCGGTAGACGATGGGCCCGGCCCGGGCGCGGGAAAGAAAACATACGTTTTCAATTGGCCCTCGATCGCGGATTCTTCGTATAACTCGCTGATCGCCAATTTCTATAACGCATCCGGTAAATACTTCAACGAAAACCACAGCGGCGCCAATACCTTTCATTACTGGCGGAACGCTCATGCGCTGGACGTGTTGCTGGATGCGTACATCCGGAAAAACGATCCGCAGATCAAGGCGCGGATGGACGATTTGCTGGACGGGATGAAAACCCGCAACGGCAACACGTACATCAATCATTTCTACGACGATATGGAATGGATGGCGTTGGCATGCATCCGGGTGTTTGAAGTGACGGGCGATGCGAAGTACAAAACCGTGGCCGAAACGTTGTGGAACGATATCAAAGGCGGATGGGACGATACCTGGGGCGGCGGGATTTACTGGAACAAGGAGCGCAAGAACAAAAATACCCCCGCCAACGCGCCCGCCGGTATCATCGCAGCGCGACTGTACCTGCTGGACCATCGTCCTGAAGACCTGGACTGGGCACGGAAAATCTATCTCTGGCAGAAGAACAATCTCGTAGACCCGGTAACTGGCCTTGTTTGGGATGGCCTCGATGGCACAGGCACCAACAAAAACTGGAAATTCACTTATAATCAGGGCGTTTTCATCGGCGCAGCCGTGGAATTGTACAAGATCACGGGCGAGCAGGTGTACCTGAACGACGCGCTGAAAACCGCCAACAACTCCCTGACCGGCGATTTGACGCAGGGAAACCTTATGAAAGACGAAGGCGCCGGCGACGGCGGGCTTTTCAAAGGGATCCTGGTGCGGTACATGATGCTCCTGATCACAGATGGCAACATTTCCACTTCGGATGCCGGGAAGTTTGTCCGTTTTTTACAGGTGAATGCCGAAACGCTTTGGCTCCAGGCAACCGTGCGGCCGCAGGTGCTGTTCGGCAGTAAATGGAGCGCGACGGGCTCTACGGTGGATCTCAGCACGCAGCTATCTGGGTGCATGTTGATGGAAGCGGCGGCGGAGTTGAAGTCGCGGGATTTGATGGAATAG
- a CDS encoding SusE domain-containing protein produces the protein MIRYISIITFLAALVAGCKKDDYKLNTNIQPVDKLTAPLNNKFTKLQPATSASVLFEWDQARAEDGSLVLYEVAFDKENGDFSNPIARIPSDGGGVQNKLNLSHKDLNSLAGKAGIPALGTGRIKWTVLASKGFNIQPAKEARVIEVERPNGFAEIPVDVFLTGDATETGADLSKALKLKSVTAGVFEIYTSLKDGKYKFTDRNSGTPNVFSIDNGLIREGGETTQAGGTKVYRLRLDFNNAAVTVTEITGIGLWFAPDDKIMHELSYAGNSTWSFTDKVITFKQESWGRDERYKFRLNVKNGGVDGQEWWGSSNADNNRPTSSTPAAFWELKTITNSDRWNFCYKFRTEVDTKACDVNVYFRADKPYTHEVIIK, from the coding sequence ATGATCAGATATATTTCCATAATAACCTTCCTGGCCGCCCTGGTAGCCGGCTGCAAAAAGGACGATTACAAACTGAACACCAATATCCAGCCGGTCGATAAGCTGACCGCGCCCCTGAATAACAAGTTCACCAAGCTACAGCCCGCCACCAGCGCGTCAGTGCTTTTTGAATGGGACCAGGCCCGGGCCGAAGACGGTTCGCTGGTATTATATGAAGTGGCGTTCGATAAGGAGAACGGCGATTTCAGCAATCCCATCGCCAGAATCCCGTCAGACGGCGGCGGGGTACAAAATAAACTGAACCTCTCGCATAAAGACCTGAACAGCCTGGCCGGCAAAGCGGGGATTCCCGCGCTGGGGACCGGCCGGATCAAATGGACGGTGCTCGCGTCGAAAGGTTTTAACATCCAGCCGGCGAAGGAAGCGCGGGTGATCGAAGTGGAGCGGCCCAACGGGTTCGCCGAAATCCCGGTAGACGTTTTCCTGACCGGAGATGCCACGGAAACCGGGGCCGACCTGTCCAAAGCCCTGAAACTCAAATCCGTGACCGCCGGTGTCTTCGAAATCTATACTTCGCTCAAAGACGGCAAATACAAATTCACCGACCGCAACAGCGGAACGCCCAACGTTTTCTCCATTGATAACGGCCTGATCCGCGAAGGCGGCGAAACCACCCAGGCCGGCGGCACCAAAGTATATCGCCTGCGGCTCGATTTCAATAACGCAGCCGTCACCGTCACCGAAATCACCGGCATCGGATTGTGGTTTGCGCCAGACGATAAGATCATGCACGAACTGAGCTATGCCGGCAACAGTACCTGGTCGTTCACCGACAAAGTCATCACCTTCAAACAGGAATCCTGGGGCCGCGACGAACGCTACAAATTCCGCCTTAACGTGAAAAATGGTGGTGTGGACGGACAGGAATGGTGGGGCAGCTCGAATGCCGACAATAACCGGCCCACTTCCTCGACGCCCGCCGCGTTTTGGGAACTGAAAACCATTACCAACAGCGATCGTTGGAATTTTTGCTACAAGTTCAGGACCGAAGTAGATACCAAAGCCTGCGACGTAAACGTGTATTTCCGGGCCGACAAGCCTTATACGCATGAAGTAATTATCAAATAA
- a CDS encoding RagB/SusD family nutrient uptake outer membrane protein encodes MKQLILAIACLSVLAAGCRKLEQPNTREFTEEAYWRDAQDALDALTSCYENMYGDGFYFGNEALSDNAYVAGGGFSGVSLIAGGSYDAAHARVRAEWSYHYAAIRKCNVVVLNIAKVKQMDEFLRRRIVAEARFIRAWAYFNMTDWFGSVPFYLDLISVEAARTISRTNRDEIVRFVLEELNAIRNDLPVNTSYAEKDRGRITRGAAIALAARVRLWKGEWATAAQEYGSLMNGTQNGTYGLLGSYENLFRPANEFNQEVILDLQYGGGRTYSTQRSFLPQTVALLRSVLVPTQDLVDDYIMANGKGIREAGSGYNENDPYVNRDPRFNATIIHHGGTIVDFEGRTQTILTQPGSVPATNSVDDQGASPTGYYFRKHYDPTAANYASGLNLPLIRYAEVLLGFAEAKNEQGQLDADTWNKTIRALRVRAGFTDAGATEFPAGANQATLRDIIRRERRAELAFEGVRAFDIRRWKIAETVLARPVRGIKVTSGAFNKDPNGYIIVENRRFDNPKHYLWPVPTAERDQNKNLGQNPQW; translated from the coding sequence ATGAAACAATTGATCCTCGCCATAGCATGCCTTTCCGTACTCGCCGCCGGCTGCCGCAAACTGGAGCAGCCCAACACCCGCGAGTTCACGGAAGAAGCCTATTGGCGCGACGCGCAGGATGCGCTCGACGCACTCACCAGCTGCTACGAAAACATGTACGGCGACGGTTTCTACTTCGGCAACGAAGCCCTCAGCGATAACGCCTACGTGGCCGGCGGAGGGTTCAGCGGTGTATCGCTCATTGCCGGGGGAAGCTACGATGCCGCCCACGCCCGGGTGCGCGCGGAATGGAGCTATCACTACGCCGCCATCCGCAAATGCAATGTGGTAGTACTGAATATCGCCAAGGTGAAGCAGATGGACGAATTCCTCCGCCGCCGGATCGTGGCGGAAGCAAGGTTCATCCGCGCCTGGGCATATTTTAATATGACCGATTGGTTCGGCAGCGTACCTTTCTATCTCGATCTCATTTCCGTAGAAGCCGCCCGCACCATCAGCCGTACAAACCGCGACGAAATCGTTCGTTTCGTGCTGGAAGAATTGAACGCCATCCGGAACGATCTGCCCGTTAACACCAGCTACGCCGAAAAAGACCGTGGCCGCATCACCCGTGGCGCCGCCATCGCCCTCGCCGCCCGGGTGCGCCTCTGGAAAGGGGAATGGGCAACCGCCGCGCAGGAATACGGTTCGCTCATGAACGGTACACAAAACGGAACGTACGGATTGCTGGGGAGTTATGAAAACCTGTTCAGGCCGGCCAATGAATTTAATCAGGAAGTGATCCTCGATCTGCAATATGGCGGAGGGCGCACCTACAGCACCCAGCGCAGTTTTCTGCCGCAAACCGTGGCGCTCCTCCGGAGCGTGCTCGTGCCGACGCAAGACCTCGTCGACGATTATATCATGGCCAACGGAAAAGGCATCCGGGAAGCCGGTTCGGGGTATAACGAAAACGATCCCTACGTCAACCGCGACCCGCGATTCAACGCCACGATCATCCATCACGGCGGCACCATCGTCGATTTCGAAGGGCGGACGCAAACGATCCTCACGCAGCCGGGCTCCGTGCCGGCTACCAATAGCGTCGACGACCAGGGCGCTTCTCCCACGGGATATTATTTCCGCAAACATTATGATCCCACCGCCGCCAACTATGCTTCCGGCCTCAACCTCCCGCTGATCCGGTACGCCGAAGTGCTGCTCGGGTTCGCCGAAGCGAAGAATGAACAAGGCCAGCTCGATGCCGACACCTGGAACAAAACCATCCGCGCCCTTCGCGTTCGCGCAGGATTCACCGATGCCGGCGCCACGGAATTTCCCGCAGGGGCCAACCAGGCTACGCTCCGGGACATCATCCGCCGGGAAAGACGGGCGGAACTGGCCTTCGAAGGCGTCCGGGCATTCGACATCCGCCGCTGGAAAATCGCAGAAACCGTGCTGGCCAGGCCGGTCCGCGGGATCAAAGTGACGTCGGGCGCGTTCAATAAAGACCCGAACGGCTACATCATCGTGGAAAACCGCCGGTTCGACAATCCGAAACATTACCTCTGGCCCGTGCCTACCGCCGAGCGCGACCAGAACAAGAACCTCGGACAAAATCCCCAATGGTAA
- a CDS encoding TonB-dependent receptor — protein sequence MKVRPLCKPGRFRSLLRAIVFSTAFLCMLDLHAQDAWAASTVRQSKDPSRDNPRKQPENRLSIQVRDEKLSSVLDRIEQQTPYVFVYSNDEIAISRKITLHVKDRQLSEILDMLLSPLDIRYELINNKIILKQGNVTAAVFAQQENVTIKGRVVGENGEGLPGVSIRLKGKPAVGTASGETGDFSLQIPAEEANGILVCSFVGYLSTEVPIGGRTQLTVLLKSDSKALSEVVITAYGSQKKTQVTAAISTISTKDIESRPVTNMFQALQGVAPNLTLQQATAEPGASMVLNIRGVGSLTGNAPLIIIDGVQASDGLQNLNPYDVESISVLKDAASSAIYGSQAANGVIYITTKRGTKDQRPSVQYNGMYGWQTPTALPRQVEGWEYMTLKNEALVNSGKTPQYAPEQISYWKTRGSEPAYLREMIRKSTPQQNHSLSLTGGGKSTSYLLSVGYVNQGNMLGNKYVPSDLDLGYRRYNARANVSVEVSKYVQVNVNMAYTKSWFNRQQADIGILMRDAMRTPRIYAIKDSLDNFVVPALNSNNVIAQLVYGGYNRTERDNLLGGVDVTITPVDHLKFNFNASGNYTINNHYYRQNKYSYAPYYTTANPPIYNQQSNASYRDLTTNVYATAEYENTFAKDHYVKAQVGGRSDAVNEYYGLRATRYGTTNLDQDWSIGGGYIPKPDGTLDYATIGTYNELVNPNLFALNSLFGRFNYVFKERYLAEFTWRYDGSSKLAPGHRWQLFPAFSLGWRVTDEPFLHDFRDKYGNFKLRYSWGKVGNSNIGGFNYLARVSINPNKYPFNNTANAGADFSPYNELLEWETSAMANYGVDAEFLDNRLAVSFDYFDKRTTGIYLFQEVPGTAGIGSSLQNAGEVRNQGWEVTVSWRAKTGAFHHNLSANVSDNLNKVVKFGQESIRGSDFAYIIREGFPIASYFGYKSNGLYQNLDDLKNAPKVPFAFNQQVMPGDIRYIDRNEDGVIDADDRFVFGNPFPRYTFGINYNLTWKNFDFTMFWQGVGKRSQFLRGDIVEAFHNNEDHAMVQHLDRWTPNNPGASYPRLTIGTANANNFAYSDYWMFDTKYLRLKNLQFGYSLPKSFTERLRIQGARLYLTGQNLLTLMPERFREIGVDPEFTQFDDKMGFANYNAIAGRNYPNAATYAFGLDIKF from the coding sequence ATGAAAGTAAGACCGCTCTGCAAGCCGGGTCGCTTCCGTTCGTTGCTCCGCGCCATCGTCTTCAGCACAGCTTTCCTGTGTATGCTCGATCTGCATGCGCAAGACGCATGGGCCGCCAGCACCGTCCGGCAATCGAAGGACCCGTCCCGCGACAATCCCCGCAAACAACCGGAAAACCGCCTCAGCATCCAGGTGCGCGACGAAAAACTTTCGTCTGTCCTGGACCGCATCGAGCAGCAAACGCCTTATGTTTTCGTGTATTCCAACGACGAAATCGCCATCTCGCGGAAAATCACCCTGCATGTCAAAGACCGCCAGTTGAGCGAGATCCTGGATATGCTGCTTTCTCCGCTGGACATCCGGTATGAACTGATCAACAACAAGATCATCCTCAAACAGGGAAACGTAACAGCCGCCGTATTCGCGCAGCAGGAAAACGTCACCATTAAAGGCCGGGTGGTGGGCGAAAACGGCGAAGGTCTTCCCGGAGTTAGTATCCGCCTCAAAGGCAAACCTGCTGTAGGCACAGCGTCTGGCGAAACCGGCGATTTCTCGCTGCAAATCCCCGCCGAAGAAGCGAACGGGATCCTCGTCTGCTCCTTTGTGGGGTACCTTTCCACGGAGGTGCCCATCGGCGGCCGCACCCAATTGACCGTGCTGCTCAAATCCGATTCGAAGGCGCTCAGCGAAGTGGTGATCACGGCATACGGCTCGCAAAAGAAAACACAGGTGACCGCCGCCATCAGCACCATTTCCACGAAGGATATCGAAAGCCGGCCCGTCACCAATATGTTCCAGGCGCTGCAGGGCGTAGCGCCCAACCTCACGCTGCAACAAGCCACCGCGGAGCCGGGCGCTTCCATGGTGCTCAATATCCGCGGCGTAGGCTCGCTGACGGGCAATGCACCGCTTATCATTATCGACGGCGTACAGGCCAGCGATGGTTTGCAGAACCTCAACCCGTACGATGTGGAAAGTATTTCGGTGCTGAAGGACGCGGCTTCTTCGGCCATCTACGGTTCGCAGGCGGCAAACGGCGTGATCTATATTACGACGAAGCGTGGCACCAAAGACCAGCGGCCTTCCGTCCAGTACAACGGCATGTACGGCTGGCAAACGCCCACGGCGCTTCCGCGGCAGGTGGAAGGCTGGGAATACATGACCCTCAAAAACGAAGCGCTCGTGAATTCCGGGAAAACGCCTCAGTACGCGCCGGAACAGATCAGTTACTGGAAGACCCGCGGCTCCGAGCCCGCCTATCTCCGCGAAATGATCCGCAAATCCACGCCGCAGCAAAATCATAGCCTCAGCCTCACCGGCGGCGGCAAATCCACCAGCTACCTGCTTTCCGTCGGATATGTGAACCAGGGAAACATGCTCGGCAACAAATACGTACCCTCCGACCTCGACCTCGGCTACCGCAGATACAACGCCCGCGCCAACGTGAGCGTGGAAGTCAGCAAATACGTGCAGGTCAATGTGAACATGGCTTACACGAAATCCTGGTTCAACCGCCAGCAGGCCGATATCGGCATCCTCATGCGCGATGCCATGCGCACGCCCAGGATTTACGCGATCAAGGATTCGCTGGATAATTTCGTGGTGCCCGCGCTCAATTCGAACAACGTCATCGCCCAGCTCGTGTACGGCGGGTACAACCGCACGGAAAGGGATAACCTCCTCGGCGGTGTGGATGTGACCATCACGCCCGTCGACCATTTGAAATTCAACTTCAACGCATCCGGCAATTACACGATCAACAACCATTATTACCGGCAGAACAAATATTCGTACGCACCGTATTATACCACGGCCAATCCGCCGATATATAATCAGCAGTCGAACGCTTCGTACAGGGACCTTACCACCAACGTGTACGCCACGGCGGAATATGAGAACACCTTTGCCAAAGACCATTACGTAAAAGCACAGGTGGGCGGCAGGAGCGATGCGGTGAACGAATATTACGGTCTGCGCGCCACCCGCTACGGCACCACGAACCTCGATCAGGATTGGAGCATCGGCGGCGGATACATCCCCAAGCCCGACGGTACCCTGGATTACGCCACGATCGGCACGTACAACGAACTGGTCAACCCGAACCTCTTCGCGCTCAACTCGCTGTTCGGACGGTTCAACTATGTGTTCAAAGAGCGCTACCTGGCGGAGTTCACCTGGCGGTACGACGGTTCCTCCAAACTCGCGCCCGGCCATCGCTGGCAATTGTTCCCCGCGTTTTCGCTGGGATGGCGGGTGACCGACGAGCCTTTCCTCCACGATTTCCGCGACAAATACGGGAACTTCAAGCTGCGGTATTCCTGGGGCAAAGTGGGCAACTCCAATATCGGCGGATTCAATTACCTGGCGCGCGTGTCCATCAACCCCAATAAATATCCCTTTAACAATACCGCCAACGCCGGCGCAGACTTTTCGCCCTACAACGAGCTGCTCGAATGGGAAACTTCCGCCATGGCGAACTACGGCGTAGACGCGGAATTCCTCGACAACCGGCTCGCCGTTTCGTTCGACTATTTCGACAAACGGACCACCGGCATTTACCTCTTCCAGGAAGTGCCGGGAACGGCGGGCATCGGCTCCAGCCTCCAGAACGCCGGCGAAGTGCGCAACCAGGGATGGGAAGTGACCGTGTCCTGGCGCGCCAAAACCGGGGCTTTCCATCATAACCTCAGCGCAAACGTGTCTGACAACCTGAACAAAGTGGTGAAGTTCGGACAGGAATCCATCCGCGGTTCCGACTTTGCGTACATCATCCGCGAAGGTTTTCCCATCGCTTCGTATTTCGGGTATAAATCCAACGGACTGTATCAAAACCTGGACGACCTGAAAAACGCGCCCAAAGTGCCTTTCGCGTTCAACCAGCAGGTGATGCCGGGCGATATCCGGTATATAGACCGCAATGAAGACGGCGTGATCGATGCAGACGACCGTTTCGTGTTCGGCAACCCTTTCCCCAGGTACACTTTCGGGATCAATTATAACCTGACCTGGAAGAACTTCGATTTCACCATGTTCTGGCAGGGCGTGGGAAAGCGCTCGCAATTCCTGCGGGGCGATATCGTGGAGGCATTCCATAATAATGAAGACCACGCCATGGTGCAGCACCTCGACCGCTGGACGCCCAACAATCCCGGTGCTTCCTATCCGCGGCTCACCATCGGCACCGCCAACGCCAACAATTTCGCATATTCCGATTACTGGATGTTCGACACCAAATACCTGCGGCTCAAGAACCTGCAATTCGGCTATTCGCTCCCCAAATCGTTCACGGAACGACTGCGGATCCAGGGCGCAAGGCTCTACCTGACGGGCCAGAACCTGCTCACGCTCATGCCTGAACGATTCCGCGAGATCGGGGTAGACCCTGAATTCACGCAGTTTGACGACAAGATGGGCTTTGCCAACTATAACGCCATCGCAGGGCGCAACTATCCGAACGCGGCGACGTACGCTTTCGGGCTCGACATCAAATTCTGA
- a CDS encoding FecR family protein, with translation MLPSNTGSPEISVASRKGNAWKWWSVAATAALLIGCAWALWGPSKTPIPNTIVFQPATDTLQWLHRQNGKAIRAVLELADGSKIWLNADSKLSYPEQFGPRSREVFLTGEAFFQVASSPQKPFIVHLSKGTIRVLGTSFNVRAYDNEPVQTSVSTGKVAFIPKYDDARAPDTFYITPDEKVTWHHEGERPEKSATSGDEDRAWTDGGLVFRDASLEDICRELERTFGKKVQFNSDAPRYYRMTGAFRNNSLPEILFYLSRSKNFRYTITDSTLLISE, from the coding sequence ATGCTCCCATCCAATACCGGATCCCCGGAAATCTCCGTCGCATCGCGGAAAGGAAACGCCTGGAAATGGTGGTCTGTCGCCGCTACCGCCGCGCTGCTCATCGGATGCGCCTGGGCTCTTTGGGGCCCGTCGAAAACACCAATTCCCAACACCATAGTTTTCCAGCCGGCAACAGACACCCTGCAATGGCTCCACCGGCAAAACGGGAAAGCCATCCGCGCCGTCCTCGAACTGGCAGACGGTAGCAAAATCTGGCTCAACGCAGATTCCAAATTATCATACCCCGAACAGTTCGGGCCCCGCAGCCGCGAAGTGTTCCTCACCGGAGAAGCCTTCTTCCAGGTAGCCAGCTCACCGCAAAAACCGTTCATCGTCCACCTCAGCAAAGGCACCATCCGCGTACTCGGCACCTCGTTCAACGTCCGCGCCTACGATAACGAACCCGTGCAAACATCCGTCAGCACCGGGAAAGTCGCCTTCATCCCGAAATACGACGACGCCCGCGCACCAGACACCTTTTACATCACACCCGATGAAAAAGTTACCTGGCATCACGAAGGCGAACGACCGGAAAAATCCGCCACCAGCGGCGATGAAGACCGCGCCTGGACAGACGGCGGCCTCGTTTTCCGCGACGCTTCCCTCGAAGACATCTGCCGCGAACTCGAAAGGACCTTCGGGAAAAAAGTACAGTTCAATTCCGACGCGCCCCGCTATTACCGCATGACCGGCGCTTTCCGGAACAACAGTCTGCCCGAGATCCTCTTCTACCTTTCCAGATCCAAAAATTTCCGATATACCATCACAGACAGCACCCTGCTGATCAGTGAATAA
- a CDS encoding RNA polymerase sigma-70 factor — MPESNKHIRELQAQIARCDSEQAFASLFRLFYDRLIRFCQQYVHSREAAEEVVSDVFVRIWERRAQLMEVANLEVYLFVSVRNAAYNYLEKYSVMRVMPMGNGEWELSNGNDPGRDLEWKEMVARLDREVNQLPDQCRKVFRLIKEEGFRYKEVAQILNISPRTVETQLVRAVRRLQAAVGQWLPEKFRKGGT, encoded by the coding sequence ATGCCGGAAAGCAACAAACACATACGGGAGTTGCAAGCGCAAATTGCACGTTGTGACAGCGAACAAGCTTTTGCATCGCTGTTCAGGCTTTTTTATGATCGGCTAATTCGATTTTGCCAGCAATATGTGCATTCGCGGGAAGCTGCGGAAGAAGTGGTGTCCGACGTGTTCGTCAGGATATGGGAGCGGCGTGCGCAGTTGATGGAGGTAGCGAACCTGGAGGTGTACCTGTTCGTGTCTGTCCGGAATGCGGCGTACAATTACCTGGAGAAGTATTCCGTGATGCGGGTGATGCCCATGGGCAATGGCGAGTGGGAATTGTCCAACGGCAACGATCCCGGCCGCGACCTGGAATGGAAGGAGATGGTGGCGCGGCTGGACCGGGAAGTCAATCAATTGCCCGATCAATGCCGTAAAGTGTTCCGGCTTATCAAGGAAGAAGGTTTCCGGTATAAAGAGGTGGCCCAGATACTCAACATTTCGCCCCGCACCGTGGAAACGCAGCTCGTACGTGCCGTTCGCCGCCTGCAGGCCGCCGTGGGCCAGTGGCTGCCGGAGAAGTTCCGGAAAGGAGGAACGTGA
- a CDS encoding acyl-CoA desaturase has product MTAILIFFFSHWFLSLFFHTFFLHRYASHQMYDTSKGWERVFYFSTWFFQGSSYLIPRAYGVMHRMHHEYSDTEHDPHSPHFFKDVWHMMIHTREIYAGFVSGDKLPAEQFTKDPLPIWNGMDKFGDHRATRLTWIAIYIAFYVIFAGAAWWWYFLLPIHFLMGPIQGAIVNWCGHKYGYSNFDNGDHSRNSEPWGIFLLGELFQNNHHKHKDSANFAKKWFEFDPTYPVMRVMDFLGMIKLRQTATAKIAVPKKERSAA; this is encoded by the coding sequence ATGACTGCGATACTGATCTTTTTCTTCTCACATTGGTTTTTATCACTCTTCTTCCATACATTTTTCCTTCACCGTTATGCATCTCACCAGATGTACGACACCAGCAAAGGTTGGGAGCGTGTGTTTTATTTCAGCACCTGGTTTTTCCAGGGCTCGTCTTACCTGATCCCCCGCGCTTACGGTGTGATGCACCGTATGCACCATGAATATAGCGATACGGAGCACGATCCGCATAGCCCGCACTTCTTTAAGGACGTTTGGCATATGATGATCCATACCCGCGAGATTTATGCTGGTTTTGTATCGGGCGATAAACTGCCTGCAGAGCAGTTTACCAAAGATCCGCTGCCGATCTGGAATGGTATGGACAAATTCGGTGACCACCGTGCAACCCGTTTAACCTGGATTGCTATTTATATTGCGTTTTATGTGATTTTCGCCGGCGCGGCCTGGTGGTGGTATTTCCTGCTGCCGATCCACTTCCTCATGGGCCCTATCCAGGGTGCTATTGTGAACTGGTGCGGTCACAAATACGGTTACAGCAATTTCGACAACGGCGATCATTCCCGTAACTCTGAGCCCTGGGGTATTTTCCTGCTGGGCGAACTGTTCCAGAACAACCACCACAAGCATAAGGACAGCGCCAATTTCGCGAAGAAATGGTTCGAGTTCGATCCTACCTACCCGGTGATGCGCGTGATGGATTTCCTGGGCATGATCAAATTGCGCCAGACGGCTACAGCGAAGATCGCGGTGCCGAAGAAAGAGCGCAGTGCGGCTTAG